The following DNA comes from Thermodesulfobacteriota bacterium.
TTATTTGGTTAGAAGTTTTTGGTAAATTTCTTTATATGTTTTTCCTGATTTCCTCCATGAAAAATCTGATTTCATGGCTTTAACTACTAATTTATTCCAAGCTTTTTTATCATCATAAACTGAGATAGCTCTAAGCATCGCATCCAGAAGAGCAATTTTTGAAAACTCATGGAATACAAAACCGTTTCCATTCTTATTGTCCTCATTATAGTCAATAACCGTGTCCAATAGCCCTCCTGTACCCCTTACAACTGGAATAGTTCCATATCTAAGACCAATTATCTGCCCTAGTCCGCAAGGCTCAAATCTAGATGGCATTACGATCATATCGGATCCGGCATATATCTTTCTCTCTAGCTCTTCAGTTGGTTTGATGGCAATTGAAAGTTTTTTTCTAAATTTTCTATTTGCTCTTCTTACCATCTGCTCAAAACGTGCATCGCCAATACCAATAATAGCAACCTGATAGCCTAAATCGAAAATTTGAGGAAGCGAATCTAACAGCAAATCCAAACCCTTTTGTTCAGTTAGCTTTGATACATATGTAACAAGCGGAAACTCATCATTTTCTACTAGATTGAGCTCTTTTTTCAATTTTAAACTGTTTTGTTTTTTGGCTTCAATACTTTTTTGGTTATAAGTATTATATATAGCCTTATCTGTTTCAGGGTTCCATAGATCGTAATCAATACCATTTAGTATCCCAACAAGATTGTTTGATTTTCTGGAGACCCACTTCAGAACAGCATCCATACCGTGTCCGAACTCTCGTTTTTTTATTTCTTCAGCAAATGTAGGACTTACAGTTGTAACAAGATCGGAATAAAGTATACCGCCCTTAAGCAGGTTTGCTTTTCCATAAAGCTCAAGCCCTTGAGCTGTAAAAAGATACGCAGGTATACCAAACTTATCCAAAATACCTTTATCAAACTGTCCTTGGTATGAAATGTTATGAATTGTGAAAACTATTTTAGAATCTTTGAAAAACTCATCATCTTTTATATGCTTTCTCCATTTTAGTGATATCGGAAGAAGCGCAGTCTGCCAATCATGGCAATGAATAATATCAGTTTTAAACTTAAGTACTTTAGCAACTTCTAATGCTCCAAGAGACAGAAATCCGAATCTTATATCATTGTCCTCAAACTCTCCCTTTGGTGTTGCGTAGATCTGGTCTCTGCCAAAAAATTCGTCATTTTCAAGCAGGTAAATTATTACATCTTTGTATTTAACTTCATAAATCTGTGCTTCAGCAACAAGCCAGTCTATACAGACTTGTACTGTTTTATCGAGCTTCTTAACTTTTATCTTTTGATCACGAATATATTTTTTGACTTGCTTGTAATATGGAAGCACTACCCTTACATCGCAATCCAGTCCGGAGAGCCTTTTTGTAAGTGTGCTAATCACCTCTCCAAGACCGCCTATCTTGGCAAAAGGCTCCATTTCTGTTGCTACAAAAAGTATATTGAGCTTATTTTTAGAGTTTTTTGATTTTGAGATTGTCACTTTATCTACTCCGTTTTGAGAGTAGAAACTCTCTCAACTATTTTTCTTGAATTTTCGATAACAGTTTCAATCTTTATTTTCTTATCCTCAGTAAGAAACGCGCTCGAGAGGCCTACAGCCGTTGTACCCGCTTTTAAATAATCAATGAAATTGTCATAATTAACTCCGCCAGTAGTCATTATCTGGGCAAATGGCAGAGGATCTTTAATGGCCTTAACATAGGATGGTCCGCCAACAGAGCTTGCAGGAAATATTTTTACTATATCCACCCCAAGCTTACAAGCATTTACAATCTCTGATGAAGTTAGGGCCCCTTGTATAGTAGGGACTCCCTCGGACTTGGCTAGCTCTACAATTTCCTCGTCAGTATGAGGTGATACCAAGAACTCAGCGCCGGAATCTAAGGCTTTTTGGGCCATTTTTGTATCTAGTAGAGTTCCAGCACCAATTGTAATGTCGTCAATTTTACTTAGTTCAGCTATTACTCTTTCCACTCTAGAGAAGGAAAATGTAACTTCTACAAGTTTTATCCCCCCTTCTATACAGCCTCTGGCAAACTCAAGTGCTGCATCAGGAGTTTCAGCCCTTATTACAGCAATAACTTTGTGTTTTTTGATAAGTTCTAGTGTATTCACGTTGATTACCATAACAGATACCCGCCGTTTGTTTCAAGTAGTATTAAAAATACAACAGGCATGCTAGAATAATAGACTAAATTTAAGTATAAATAGCAAAAATTAAGCATTTATTAAAAAAAAAGCATTATTTACTAGACCCTATTGTACTTTTAGGATATAATTAACGTAGAGGTTCTATATGGACAAGGTTATATTACAAGAACGAGTAGACGAGTTTATTGGGCGTAGCAAAGAGTTGGGTATTAAAGTTACTCCTCAGAGAATAGCTATTTACCGTGAGCTTGCTAGCACTGATCAGCACCCAAGCACAGAGACGATCTATAAGAAGATTAAAGACTATTACCCTAACATATCTCTTACAACCGTTTACAGAACCCTAGAAACATTTGAAAAGTTAGGTCTGATCTCTGTTGTAAACGTCCTCTACAATGCCGCACGTTACGATGCAAATGTAGAACCACATCATCATATAGTTTGCACAGTTTGCAAGAAAGTAGAAGATATTTATGATGAATCACTTAATAGCTTCGATATTTCCGATAAAAACTTAGGCGACTATAAAGTATCAGGCTACTCGCTGCTCCTAAGCGGCATATGTTCTGCCTGTAAGTCTAATTAATTTTACTAACCCCTCTTTTTAGAACAATTTCCTATATTATGTGTAATATGTAATCCTATATTTATTTCACTTTATTTCTCAGGAGGACTCTATGAGTATTCCCAAAGGACTTGAGGTCGCTCTTAATTTCGGATTTATGGACTCTATTTTCACACGTCGTTCAAGGCGCTTTGGTCTTGGGATGGAAATAGAAGAAGGGAACCTAAAATATAAATCAAAGCATAATCCAATACCATTGTCTGAATTAGAGGAAGCCTATTTAATATGGGCTGGAACCGGTATGACAGGACTTTCCCTTGGGGACCTTCCAAGAACAGGTATATCATGGCTTTTTCAATGGACCGGTAGAAGCTGGCCCTGCTCGTGCAACTCTCACTCAACTGAGCTCTTTTACACAAATGATGATGGGGTTTATATGCTAAAACTCCATGACGCTATGCCTGAGACTGGGGAGACATCCATATTTCATGGCAAAACAGAAGAGGAGAAACTAGAGCGGGTTCTTAAGCTCTTTAGAAACAGTAGGATTAAGCTTCAAGACGGCAGAGCTGACTTGCCTAAGGGCGAGCCGGGGCTTTTTGATTTTAACGCCTGGAACTGTAACAAGCCTGGGACTTCATTCTTTATCCCTGTAACAAACACTACTATTGAATATATGGTGCTTCTTTTTATATATTTCGGCGCAAAATACGGATTCAACATAGTAGATGAGTTAAACGGGGGCAGATCATGCGGGCTGGATAAGTGGATAAAAGAAGGATATATCAGAAAAGACGTAGAGCTCTCGCTATTTGATTTAGAGCTCAGAGTACTTACTACACTAAACGTTGAGCAAGCTTTTATATGCCAAAACATGAACCTTGCGCTACAAACAATTGGACTTGGCGGCTGGGCATTTACAGGACTTTTGCCACACTATGCTCTTGGAGTTAATCCCGA
Coding sequences within:
- the glgA gene encoding glycogen synthase GlgA, with the protein product MTISKSKNSKNKLNILFVATEMEPFAKIGGLGEVISTLTKRLSGLDCDVRVVLPYYKQVKKYIRDQKIKVKKLDKTVQVCIDWLVAEAQIYEVKYKDVIIYLLENDEFFGRDQIYATPKGEFEDNDIRFGFLSLGALEVAKVLKFKTDIIHCHDWQTALLPISLKWRKHIKDDEFFKDSKIVFTIHNISYQGQFDKGILDKFGIPAYLFTAQGLELYGKANLLKGGILYSDLVTTVSPTFAEEIKKREFGHGMDAVLKWVSRKSNNLVGILNGIDYDLWNPETDKAIYNTYNQKSIEAKKQNSLKLKKELNLVENDEFPLVTYVSKLTEQKGLDLLLDSLPQIFDLGYQVAIIGIGDARFEQMVRRANRKFRKKLSIAIKPTEELERKIYAGSDMIVMPSRFEPCGLGQIIGLRYGTIPVVRGTGGLLDTVIDYNEDNKNGNGFVFHEFSKIALLDAMLRAISVYDDKKAWNKLVVKAMKSDFSWRKSGKTYKEIYQKLLTK
- a CDS encoding bifunctional 4-hydroxy-2-oxoglutarate aldolase/2-dehydro-3-deoxy-phosphogluconate aldolase — protein: MVINVNTLELIKKHKVIAVIRAETPDAALEFARGCIEGGIKLVEVTFSFSRVERVIAELSKIDDITIGAGTLLDTKMAQKALDSGAEFLVSPHTDEEIVELAKSEGVPTIQGALTSSEIVNACKLGVDIVKIFPASSVGGPSYVKAIKDPLPFAQIMTTGGVNYDNFIDYLKAGTTAVGLSSAFLTEDKKIKIETVIENSRKIVERVSTLKTE
- a CDS encoding transcriptional repressor — protein: MDKVILQERVDEFIGRSKELGIKVTPQRIAIYRELASTDQHPSTETIYKKIKDYYPNISLTTVYRTLETFEKLGLISVVNVLYNAARYDANVEPHHHIVCTVCKKVEDIYDESLNSFDISDKNLGDYKVSGYSLLLSGICSACKSN